In the Nitrospirota bacterium genome, CAAGAAGGAAGACAGCGGAATTCTGCCCCTCCCCCTCTATACTTCCATAATGGTTTCTGTATGGTGTAAAATTAAAACATGGCAGGTAAATTAGGACAGATACTCATAACCTCAGGAATAATCACAGAGGCGCAGTTGAACGAGGCCTTAAAACTGCAGAAGAAGGGCGGCGGAAGGCTCGGGACGAATCTCGTAAAATTAGGGCATATAACCGAGGA is a window encoding:
- a CDS encoding general secretion pathway protein GspE, translating into MAGKLGQILITSGIITEAQLNEALKLQKKGGGRLGTNLVKLGHITE